A single window of Cottoperca gobio chromosome 9, fCotGob3.1, whole genome shotgun sequence DNA harbors:
- the cldn5a gene encoding claudin 5a: MVSAGLEILGLSMCVIGSFLVMVSCGLPMWKVTAFIEANIVVAQTMWDGLWMSCVVQSTGLIQCKMHNSVLALTHDLQAARALTVISSVMGVLGLMVVIVGAQCTNCIRSEYVKARVVNAGGATFIISGVFVLVPLCWMANSIISDFYNPQVPASKKREIGAALYIGWAASALLLIGGSLLCCSCPSSGNSGYSVKYAPTKRATPNGDYDKRNYV; this comes from the coding sequence ATGGTGTCGGCCGGACTGGAGATCCTGGGACTATCGATGTGCGTAATTGGCTCGTTCCTGGTGATGGTTTCGTGCGGGCTGCCCATGTGGAAGGTGACGGCTTTCATCGAAGCCAACATCGTGGTGGCTCAGACAATGTGGGACGGCTTGTGGATGTCGTGCGTGGTGCAGAGTACGGGCCTAATACAGTGCAAGATGCACAACTCCGTCCTCGCCCTTACCCACGACCTGCAGGCGGCCAGAGCGCTCACGGTCATCTCCTCGGTGATGGGCGTGCTGGGGCTCATGGTTGTGATTGTGGGGGCGCAGTGCACCAACTGTATCCGCAGTGAATACGTCAAAGCCCGGGTAGTGAACGCCGGAGGGGCCACCTTCATCATCagtggtgtgtttgtgctggtGCCTCTCTGCTGGATGGCCAACAGCATCATATCGGACTTTTACAACCCGCAGGTGCCCGCATCCAAGAAGAGGGAGATCGGCGCTGCGCTCTACATCGGCTGGGCGGCCTCAGCGCTGCTGCTGATCGGAGGATCGCTGCTGTGCTGCTCCTGTCCCTCCAGCGGCAACTCTGGATACTCGGTAAAATACGCACCGACCAAGAGAGCCACGCCGAACGGAGACTATGACAAGAGGAATTATGTGTAG